Proteins encoded within one genomic window of Acomys russatus chromosome 5, mAcoRus1.1, whole genome shotgun sequence:
- the Ccdc186 gene encoding coiled-coil domain-containing protein 186 produces MAEQPQVLSVAGARCECRSEDMQSEAVPVSMSETEHAETEHAASVSSEAAVGRASELKEDSGISASGGESSRLETESELLSLNSDRILCQTNGNSSQVDVQENHIPDCGSGEDSCAKTDTCPENSEQIDDFPGGDFAEEVSKTSEAEQTVPQILTELQSSAFTEVDTPQTATASLYDTDCTRKLISRIKTVSASDDLLGEIESELLSGEFAEEHQVPNGVKKGEQALALFDKCVHSKYLRQELTIEKLIKENKNHQELILNICSEKDNLREELKKRSETEKQHMSTIKQLELRIEELNKEVKASRDQLVAQDVTAKNTIQQIHKEMAQRMEQANKKCEEARQEKETMVMKYVRGEKESLDLRKEKEALERKLRDASKELEKNTNKIKQLSQEKGRLQQLYESKEGEATRLLREMDKLKEEVSSHIIKVKWAQNKLKVEMDSHKETKDKLKETTTKLTQAKEEADQIRQNCQDMIKTYQESEEIKSNELDAKLRFTRGELEKQMQEKSDQLEMHHAKIKELEDLKRTFKEGMDELRTLRTKVKCLEDERLRTEDELSKYREIINRQKAEIQNLLDKVKITDEMQEQLQSGKQEIERLKEEMESLNSLISDLQKDIEGSRKRESELLLFTEKLTSKNAQLQSESSSLQSQVHSLSYSESQLQSQCERVTQTNTDLESRLRKEEELRKEEVQTLGAELSAAQTEVKALSTQVEELKDELVTQRRKHASNVKDLSKQLQQARKRLDQTESGSYDKEVSSMGSRSSSSGSLNARSSAEDRSPENTSSSVAVDSFPEVDKAMLIERIVRLQKAHARKNEKIEFMEDHIRQLVEEIRKKTKIIQSYVLREESGTLSSEASDFNKVHLSRRGGIMASLYTSHPADSGLTLELSLEINRKLQAVLEDTLLKNITLKENLQTLGTEIERLIKHQHELEQRTKKT; encoded by the exons ATGGCAGAGCAGCCGCAGGTTCTGAGTGTGGCCGGAGCCAG ATGTGAATGCAGATCTGAAGACATGCAAAGTGAAGCCGTGCCAGTCAGCATGTCAGAGACCGAGCACGCAGAGACCGAGCACGCAGCCTCCGTTTCTTCTGAGGCAGCTGTTGGGAGAGCATCTGAGTTAAAGGAAGACTCGGGCATCTCCGCTTCTGGTGGCGAAAGCAGCAGATTAGAAACAGAGTCAGAACTATTGTCATTGAACTCTGACAGAATTCTATGTCAAACTAATGGAAACAGTAGCCAGGTTGACGTACAAGAAAACCATATTCCAGACTGTGGCAGCGGTGAGGATTCTTGTGCTAAAACAGACACGTGCCCAGAAAATTCTGAGCAAATAGATGACTTTCCTGGGGGAGACTTTGCAGAAGAAGTGTCAAAAACCAGTGAAGCCGAACAGACAGTCCCGCAGATCCTGACAGAGTTACAGTCCTCTGCATTCACCGAGGTTGACACTCCACAGACGGCCACAGCCAGCCTCTACGATACAGACTGCACCAGGAAACTCATTTCAAGGATAAAGACTGTTTCAGCATCAGATGATTTGTTGGGAGAAATAGAATCTGAGCTCTTATCTGGAGAGTTTGCAGAGGAGCACCAAGTCCCAAATGGAGTGAAGAAAGGAGAGCAGGCGTTGGCGCTGTTTGACAAGTGTGTGCACAGCAAGTACTTGCGACAGGAGCTCACTATTGAAAA attaattaaagaaaataagaatcatCAAGAACTCATCTTAAATATTTGTTCAGAAAAAGACAATTTAAGAGAAGAGCTGAAAAAAAGATCAGAAACAGAGAAGCAGCATATGAGCACAATcaaacag TTAGAATTAAGAATAGAGGAACTGAATAAAGAAGTTAAAGCTTCCAGAGATCAGCTAGTAGCACAGGATGTCACAGCTAAAAACACAATCCAGCAAATCCAcaaagagatggcccagcggaTGGAGCAG GCCAATAAGAAGTGTGAAGAGGCCCGCCAGGAAAAGGAGACGATGGTCATGAAGTACGTGAGGGGGGAGAAGGAGTCTCTAGACCTTcgaaaggaaaaggaagcactTGAGAGAAAACTGAGAGATGCGAGTAAGGAGTTGGAGAAAAACACTAACAAAATCAAGCAGCTGTCTCAAGAGAAAGGGCGGCTGCAGCAGCTCTATGAATCAAAG GAAGGTGAAGCGACTAGACTCCTCAGAGAAATGGACAAGCTAAAGGAGGAGGTCAGCTCTCACATCATTAAAGTCAAGTGGGCGCAGAACAAGTTAAAAGTTGAAATGGACTCACACAAG GAAACCAAAGATAAACTCAAAGAAACAACTACAAAATTAACACAGGCAAAGGAAGAAGCTGATCAGATCCGGCAAAACTGTCAGGATATGATCAAAACGTATCAG GAATCTGAAGAGATTAAGTCAAATGAGCTTGATGCAAAGCTCAGATTCACAAGAGGagaacttgaaaaacaaatgcaggagaaATCTGACCAGCTAGAG ATGCATCATGCCAAAATAAAGGAACTAGAAGATCTGAAGAGGACGTTTAAGGAGGGCATGGATGAACTACGGACATTGAGAACAAAG GTGAAATGTCTAGAAGATGAACGCTTAAGAACTGAAGATGAATTATCAAAATACAGGGAAATTATCAATCGTCAGAAAGCCGAAATTCAGAATTTATTGGACAAAGTGAAAATCACAGATGAGATGCAAGAGCAGCTTCAAAG tggtaaACAAGAAATTGAACgtttgaaggaagaaatggaaagccTTAATTCTTTGATTAGTGACCTACAGAAAGACATCGAAGGTAGCAGGAAAAGGGAGTCTGAGCTCCTGCTGTTCACAGAGAAGCTCACCAGCAAGAATGCACAGCTGCAGTCTGAGTCCAGCTCCCTGCAGTCGCAAGTGCACAGCCTCTCCTACAGTGAGAGCCAGCTGCAGAGCCAGTGTGAGCGGGTGACACAGACCAACACTGACCTG GAAAGCAGATTGCGAAAAGAGGAAGAACTGCGAAAAGAGGAAGTCCAGACTCTGGGAGCCGAGCTTTCTGCTGCACAGACTGAAGTTAAAGCCTTGAGTACCCAAGTGGAAGAATTGAAAGATGAGCTGGTGACACAAAGGCGCAAGCATGCCTCTAATGTCAAGGACCTTAGCAAGCAGCTTCAGCAAG CACGGAAAAGACTAGACCAGACTGAGAGTGGGAGCTACGATAAAGAAGTCAGCAGCATGGGGAGCCGCTCCAGCTCCTCAG GGTCACTTAATGCTCGGAGCAGTGCTGAAGACCGATCTCCAGAGAACACCAGCTCCTCCGTTGCTGTGGACAGCTTCCCAGAAGTGGACAAGGCCATGCTGATTGAGAGGATAGTGAGGCTGCAGAAAGCACACGCCCGGAAGAACGAGAAAATTGAATTCATGGAGGACCACATCAGACAGCTggtggaagaaataagaaagaaaaccaa AATAATTCAGAGTTATGTTTTACGAGAAGAATCAGGCACACTTTCTTCAGAAGCCTCTGATTTTAACAAAGTGCATTTGAGTAGACGCGGAGGCATCATGGCGTCCTTATACACATCCCATCCCGCCGACAGCGGGCTAACCCTGGAGCTCTCCTTGGAGATCAACCGAAAATTACAGGCTGTTTTGGAAGATACATTGCTAAAGAACATTACTTTGAAG GAGAACCTGCAAACACTTGGAACAGAGATAGAACGCCTTATTAAACACCAGCATGAATTGGAACAGAGGACGAAGAAAACCTAA